A single genomic interval of Pyrobaculum arsenaticum DSM 13514 harbors:
- a CDS encoding GP88 family protein produces the protein MRLWRLDEAERLVNSELAQGLAETWASCADEKCLADSPYDPALVGVGRWWLGPFTIGNRKLGEIPFYSLPPVATCPSATPFCIRWCYAVYEIANWRAHVREAASYLLSLRDDFPDIVQRFLRRLPHRTVRLHVSGDFYSVEYLEKWAEVARREPSRVFYTYTKSFGLVKRVEAPRNLVIHLSADPHNYLEAVETWRELRRGLVTYVYTPGAERRDFEVLRYILENTEARILLFLNHVQHAPRLRISAAQIWRRLKEALGPLAGRVVLDPEEFAGAPQCSLCQLCYRAYI, from the coding sequence ATGAGGCTCTGGCGGCTGGATGAGGCAGAGAGGTTGGTCAACAGCGAGCTGGCCCAGGGGCTTGCCGAGACGTGGGCCAGCTGCGCCGACGAGAAGTGCCTCGCCGACAGCCCGTACGACCCCGCATTGGTGGGGGTAGGCCGGTGGTGGCTCGGCCCCTTCACAATCGGCAACAGAAAACTGGGAGAAATCCCCTTCTACTCGCTACCCCCCGTCGCCACGTGCCCCAGCGCCACGCCTTTCTGCATCCGGTGGTGCTACGCCGTGTACGAAATCGCGAACTGGCGGGCCCACGTCCGCGAAGCGGCGTCCTACCTCCTATCGCTCCGAGACGACTTCCCAGACATCGTGCAGAGATTTCTAAGAAGGCTTCCACACAGGACAGTTAGGCTCCACGTAAGCGGGGACTTCTACAGCGTAGAGTACTTGGAGAAGTGGGCCGAAGTGGCGAGGCGGGAGCCTAGCAGAGTCTTCTACACCTACACCAAGTCCTTCGGGCTTGTGAAGAGGGTGGAGGCGCCTCGCAACTTGGTTATCCACCTAAGCGCAGACCCCCACAACTACTTAGAGGCCGTGGAGACGTGGAGAGAGCTGAGGAGGGGGCTTGTAACCTATGTATATACCCCCGGCGCGGAGCGCCGCGATTTTGAAGTGTTGAGGTATATACTGGAGAACACCGAGGCGAGGATCCTCCTGTTCCTCAACCACGTCCAGCACGCCCCGAGGCTCCGCATAAGCGCCGCCCAGATTTGGCGCAGGCTGAAAGAGGCCCTCGGCCCCCTAGCGGGTCGGGTGGTGCTCGACCCCGAAGAATTCGCCGGCGCTCCCCAGTGCTCCCTGTGTCAACTCTGCTATAGAGCCTATATTTAA
- a CDS encoding ArsR/SmtB family transcription factor: MNITVFIILAPLASWVLPVYLPPNVTATVHADLPLGLCNATGVFEIQKPVAIACANTGLSPIQLSGRVSVVYNMPPPPQAPPPETPLLALAAGVAAAAGLSHAASNRRELLAAPILPIIARIKRATAEDPVRREILRVVDTMGAATMSQIAKALGKSWGSVQWHVYVLEREGKLKSVKIGAFTYYFVNPKKAAEVILASVDPAALTPEDREKLDIMAAAA, encoded by the coding sequence GTGAATATCACCGTATTTATTATCTTGGCGCCGCTGGCAAGCTGGGTGTTGCCAGTGTACCTGCCGCCTAACGTTACGGCGACTGTACATGCAGATCTGCCGCTGGGCCTCTGCAACGCCACGGGGGTTTTCGAAATCCAGAAGCCGGTGGCAATCGCCTGCGCCAACACCGGCCTTTCGCCTATCCAGCTAAGCGGGCGGGTATCGGTTGTGTACAATATGCCGCCGCCTCCGCAGGCGCCGCCGCCCGAGACACCGTTGCTGGCTCTGGCCGCGGGCGTCGCCGCGGCGGCTGGGCTGAGCCACGCGGCTAGCAACAGGCGGGAGCTACTCGCCGCGCCTATACTGCCCATAATCGCCAGGATAAAGAGGGCCACAGCCGAGGACCCAGTTCGGAGGGAGATCCTGCGGGTGGTGGACACCATGGGCGCCGCCACCATGTCCCAGATAGCCAAGGCCCTGGGCAAGTCCTGGGGCTCCGTCCAGTGGCACGTCTACGTCCTCGAAAGGGAGGGCAAGCTGAAGTCTGTCAAAATCGGGGCCTTCACCTACTACTTCGTTAACCCGAAAAAGGCGGCTGAGGTCATATTAGCCTCCGTCGACCCGGCAGCCCTTACGCCGGAGGATAGGGAGAAGCTGGACATAATGGCGGCGGCCGCATGA
- a CDS encoding type I 3-dehydroquinate dehydratase: MICGAVPVRRPRDVERALEAPLTCLELRLDYLEAPLSEAWPVLEEAAARRTVIVTVRRREEGGHWRGGEEEREALYRKLLDLNPHYVDVEAESPIAPRIAEVKGRAKLIASRHDFGGTPPLEVLRSWAEKAAALGDVVKVVTYAREPADGLRVLSLIGAVEKLVVAFAMGPAGTYTRVAAAALGSPIMYVSLGEATAPGQIAADAYFAALTALGIAPAGEGLPSLREALDWIDGGLMYLLRKRLEICRDMGKLKKAAGLPVYDDVREAQVLRRSGDFKQIFELVVQMCKAVQLVA, encoded by the coding sequence TTGATATGCGGAGCGGTCCCCGTCAGGAGACCGAGAGACGTGGAAAGGGCGCTGGAGGCGCCGCTTACGTGCCTTGAGCTTAGACTCGACTACCTAGAGGCGCCGCTGTCTGAGGCATGGCCTGTGCTGGAGGAGGCGGCGGCGCGCCGCACGGTTATAGTCACGGTGAGGAGGAGGGAGGAGGGCGGGCACTGGCGGGGCGGCGAGGAGGAGAGAGAGGCGTTGTACAGAAAGCTCCTCGACCTCAACCCCCACTACGTCGACGTCGAGGCGGAGTCCCCCATCGCCCCGAGAATTGCCGAGGTAAAGGGCAGGGCCAAGCTCATAGCCAGCAGACACGACTTCGGGGGGACGCCCCCGCTGGAGGTTCTCAGAAGCTGGGCGGAGAAGGCGGCGGCGCTGGGCGACGTGGTAAAGGTGGTTACCTACGCCCGGGAGCCGGCCGACGGGCTTAGAGTCCTCTCGCTTATAGGAGCCGTGGAGAAGCTTGTTGTCGCCTTCGCCATGGGCCCCGCCGGGACGTACACCAGAGTGGCGGCGGCGGCGCTGGGCAGCCCCATTATGTACGTCTCGCTGGGCGAAGCCACGGCGCCGGGGCAGATCGCCGCAGATGCCTACTTCGCCGCCCTCACCGCGCTGGGCATCGCCCCGGCGGGGGAGGGCCTCCCCTCGCTTAGAGAGGCGCTGGACTGGATAGACGGCGGCCTCATGTACCTGCTTAGGAAGAGGCTAGAGATCTGCCGCGACATGGGCAAGCTCAAGAAGGCAGCCGGCCTGCCTGTGTACGACGACGTGAGGGAGGCCCAAGTGTTAAGACGATCCGGCGACTTCAAGCAGATCTTCGAGCTCGTCGTCCAGATGTGCAAGGCTGTGCAACTGGTGGCATAG
- a CDS encoding Rab family GTPase, with translation MRQLGVVFLGVGGVGKTTYIYRLLGTSKRPAVTTRPRWYPLYADRAVIYLVDVPGQRAVEVARGYYQAVRTYGARVDLIVYMYSVVEPATLDALSEIHQWAAGVPASARILVGNKRDLAEEAGFMVEGDGAAPYLGVLKIYYTSALKDDAASLFRIIAENLPL, from the coding sequence GTGCGGCAGCTCGGCGTGGTGTTTCTGGGTGTGGGCGGCGTGGGGAAGACGACGTATATATACCGCCTTTTGGGCACCTCGAAGCGGCCGGCCGTGACGACCCGTCCTCGGTGGTACCCCCTCTACGCCGACCGGGCTGTGATATATCTGGTGGACGTGCCGGGGCAGAGGGCGGTGGAGGTGGCGAGGGGGTATTACCAGGCTGTGAGGACGTACGGCGCGAGGGTCGACCTTATTGTCTACATGTACAGTGTGGTGGAGCCTGCCACTCTGGATGCCTTGTCTGAGATACACCAGTGGGCCGCGGGGGTGCCCGCCTCTGCTCGGATTCTTGTGGGGAACAAGAGAGACCTCGCAGAGGAGGCGGGGTTTATGGTTGAGGGGGACGGCGCCGCGCCTTATCTAGGCGTTCTGAAGATCTACTACACCTCGGCGCTTAAAGACGACGCAGCGTCGCTTTTCCGAATTATAGCAGAGAACCTCCCCCTCTGA
- a CDS encoding (2Fe-2S)-binding protein, with product MRVFLKINGVLYEVEVEPRRLLAHVLRELGFTSVRIGCDTATCGACTVIMNGRPVKSCNILAVQADGAEIFTIEHSDEVMDRLKEAFKRNHAAQCGFCTSGMLLTAYHLLKRGVKSEEEVIEGISGVLCRCTGYQNIINAIKEAAGL from the coding sequence ATGAGAGTCTTCCTGAAAATAAACGGAGTTTTGTACGAAGTGGAAGTGGAGCCGCGCAGGCTGTTGGCCCACGTACTGCGGGAGCTCGGCTTCACCTCTGTGCGAATCGGGTGCGATACTGCCACTTGCGGCGCTTGTACGGTTATAATGAACGGGAGGCCTGTTAAGAGCTGTAATATACTCGCCGTGCAGGCAGACGGCGCGGAGATATTCACAATTGAACACAGCGATGAAGTTATGGACAGGCTGAAAGAGGCTTTTAAGAGAAATCACGCCGCGCAGTGCGGCTTCTGCACCTCGGGCATGTTGTTAACGGCTTATCACCTTCTGAAAAGGGGCGTGAAGAGCGAGGAGGAAGTCATAGAGGGCATTAGCGGGGTATTGTGTAGATGCACTGGTTACCAGAACATTATTAATGCAATAAAAGAGGCAGCGGGTCTATGA
- a CDS encoding PaREP1 family protein, whose translation MLHLELAKRFLAEGVALAEGDPVRASERLYKAAEEAVKALAVALGLEEAQKAEEQGRWIAALLFTAVDKIARKTVRDFKLWWKSAWFLHVERFHEARLTPEQVKDDVEYVKNIVDTAERHAGA comes from the coding sequence GTGCTTCACCTTGAGCTTGCTAAGAGGTTTTTGGCGGAGGGGGTGGCCCTCGCCGAGGGGGACCCCGTGCGGGCTAGTGAGAGGCTGTACAAGGCGGCGGAGGAGGCGGTGAAGGCCTTGGCGGTGGCCCTGGGCCTTGAGGAGGCCCAAAAAGCCGAGGAACAAGGCAGGTGGATCGCCGCGCTTTTGTTCACAGCCGTGGACAAAATAGCGAGGAAGACGGTGAGAGATTTCAAGCTGTGGTGGAAAAGCGCCTGGTTTCTACACGTCGAGAGATTCCACGAGGCGAGGCTCACACCGGAGCAGGTAAAAGACGATGTTGAGTATGTAAAAAACATAGTTGACACCGCCGAGAGGCACGCGGGCGCCTAG
- a CDS encoding nucleotidyltransferase family protein: protein MRRVGVVLAAGGSARFGSQKLLSDLAGRPLVWHAAETLRSAGLSVYVVVNDCRVASAAGAVDGVIYNPWWREGLSTSVKAAVVALHDADCIVWMLGDMPCVKPETVGRLASTCGKGLAVPVYRGRRGNPVASGRDVFPAALGISGDVGLRALLGLVPVSYIEVDDEGVLFDVDTPEDLQKASSCVRRSSRV from the coding sequence GTGAGGCGCGTAGGCGTAGTGCTGGCCGCCGGCGGGTCGGCCCGGTTCGGCTCCCAGAAGCTCCTCTCAGACCTCGCCGGGAGGCCGCTGGTGTGGCACGCCGCCGAGACGCTGAGATCCGCCGGCCTTAGCGTATACGTCGTCGTGAACGACTGCCGCGTGGCCTCGGCGGCGGGGGCGGTAGACGGCGTGATCTACAACCCCTGGTGGAGGGAGGGGCTCTCCACCAGCGTAAAGGCCGCAGTTGTTGCGCTACACGATGCGGACTGCATTGTCTGGATGCTGGGCGACATGCCGTGTGTAAAGCCGGAGACCGTGGGGAGGCTCGCCTCCACTTGCGGGAAAGGGCTTGCCGTCCCCGTGTACAGAGGGCGTAGGGGAAACCCCGTAGCCTCAGGCCGCGACGTGTTCCCCGCAGCCTTGGGCATATCAGGCGATGTAGGCCTCAGGGCTCTACTGGGGCTCGTCCCCGTCTCCTACATAGAGGTTGACGATGAGGGGGTGCTCTTCGACGTGGACACACCCGAAGACCTACAAAAAGCTAGTAGTTGCGTACGCCGCTCTTCTCGTGTCTAG
- a CDS encoding LysE family transporter yields MDALSLVAGIMAITPSGAFSPGPLTASAVALGGARGWRAGLQMALGHTAFELPYVAVLAYVFQHIDIKSYKAPLAAAAFVFILYFAYLLAKDAWGILKGASSAPRASKFANPFAAGLALTALNPYFLLWWATVALPIVAALGAQPPYVFAAVYAAHVWMDYFWLGLMAYLGGAAARLLKARGYAVFLLALAALLIYFGVNLVAGAF; encoded by the coding sequence ATGGATGCCCTCTCGCTAGTTGCCGGGATTATGGCCATCACTCCGTCAGGCGCTTTTTCCCCGGGGCCACTCACCGCATCGGCCGTGGCCCTCGGCGGAGCGAGGGGGTGGAGGGCTGGCCTACAGATGGCGCTTGGGCACACGGCCTTTGAGCTACCCTACGTCGCCGTGTTGGCATATGTATTCCAGCACATAGACATAAAGAGTTACAAGGCCCCGCTGGCGGCCGCGGCCTTTGTATTCATCTTGTACTTCGCCTACCTTCTGGCGAAAGATGCGTGGGGGATTTTAAAAGGCGCCTCTTCGGCGCCTCGGGCCTCTAAATTTGCAAACCCATTCGCCGCTGGGCTGGCCCTGACGGCCCTTAACCCGTACTTCCTCTTGTGGTGGGCCACGGTGGCCCTCCCAATAGTCGCCGCGCTGGGCGCCCAGCCGCCCTACGTCTTCGCCGCGGTGTACGCCGCACATGTCTGGATGGACTACTTCTGGCTTGGGCTTATGGCCTACCTAGGCGGCGCCGCGGCCCGCCTACTGAAGGCAAGGGGATACGCCGTATTTCTCCTAGCTCTCGCCGCCCTGCTTATATACTTCGGCGTGAATCTAGTTGCCGGAGCCTTTTAA
- the cutA gene encoding glyceraldehyde dehydrogenase subunit alpha, with the protein MKYVGRPIPRFEDDVILSGRAQYVDDIVLPGMLYAGFVRSPYAHARVLRVDLSDAAKQKGVVAVFGPEEMGFAPGGKVRYQGEAVAMVVAGDRYLLYDALEKVVVDYEPLPAVLDVFEALRPGAPLVDENLGTNIAHEEVYEGGDVDSAMREAEVKIEERLTIQRVVPAAMEPRGVVAAYDGDMLTIWSSTQVPFDIRKEVAKALDIPLVKVRAVQPFVGGAFGSKLIVYPEEIWVSKAAYLLKRPVKWVATRSEDFKTTTHGRALILDYRVGATRDGRILAIEGTVYADAGAYYWGEGLADTAARMLPGPYDIRNGRVKAVAVLTNKTPLSAYRGAGRPEATFFIERIMDRLADELGIDRVEIRERNLIRQLPYTNVFGITYDTGDYLTTFKQGLERLGYSQLKQWAEEELKRGRVVGVGFSVYVEITTFGYETAILRAERDGTFTLYTALTPHGQGLATALAQIVAEELDVPIESVKVVWGDTALISDGIGTMGSRSITAGGSAAILAARRLKEELLKAARKVLGCDPEYSGGKFSCGGKSATVKDVVRAVYRGEAEAQLTVEAIYHADSTFPFGVHLAVVELDPETGFVKPMLYKSYDDVGVVVNPLLASGQITGGALQGIAQALYEEVVYDESGNLITSNLAFYYVPTAAEAPKYEVYFAERPHPSRHLTGTKGIGEAATIASTPAVVSAVEDALRRIKPGVRIEKTPVTPEDVWRMLR; encoded by the coding sequence ATGAAGTACGTCGGCAGACCGATACCCAGGTTTGAGGACGACGTAATTCTCAGCGGACGGGCGCAGTACGTCGACGACATAGTCCTTCCTGGAATGTTGTACGCGGGATTTGTCCGCTCCCCCTACGCCCACGCCAGAGTCCTTAGGGTTGATCTCTCCGACGCGGCTAAACAAAAGGGAGTTGTGGCGGTGTTCGGGCCGGAGGAGATGGGCTTCGCCCCTGGGGGCAAGGTGAGATACCAGGGAGAGGCCGTGGCCATGGTCGTGGCTGGTGACCGCTATCTTTTATACGACGCGTTAGAGAAGGTAGTAGTGGATTACGAGCCCCTCCCGGCGGTGTTAGACGTCTTTGAGGCCTTGAGGCCAGGAGCGCCGTTGGTAGACGAAAACCTCGGCACTAATATAGCACATGAAGAGGTGTATGAAGGAGGCGATGTTGACAGTGCAATGAGAGAGGCTGAGGTCAAGATAGAGGAGAGGCTTACAATACAACGAGTAGTGCCGGCGGCTATGGAGCCCCGGGGGGTGGTGGCGGCTTATGACGGCGATATGCTGACTATTTGGAGCTCTACCCAAGTGCCTTTTGATATAAGAAAAGAAGTGGCCAAGGCGCTTGACATTCCCCTTGTGAAAGTAAGAGCGGTACAGCCCTTTGTGGGCGGCGCCTTCGGCTCAAAACTGATAGTCTACCCCGAGGAGATATGGGTCTCCAAGGCGGCGTATTTATTGAAAAGGCCTGTGAAGTGGGTTGCAACTAGAAGCGAGGATTTCAAAACGACTACTCACGGCAGGGCGTTAATACTAGATTACAGAGTAGGCGCCACGCGCGACGGGAGGATTTTAGCTATTGAGGGGACTGTATATGCCGACGCAGGGGCTTATTACTGGGGGGAGGGGCTGGCCGATACGGCCGCGAGAATGCTCCCGGGGCCTTACGATATACGCAACGGCAGAGTTAAAGCCGTTGCAGTGTTGACTAATAAAACTCCGCTTAGCGCGTACAGGGGGGCCGGCAGGCCCGAGGCCACGTTTTTTATTGAAAGAATTATGGACCGCCTCGCCGACGAGCTCGGCATAGACAGAGTGGAGATTAGGGAGAGGAATTTAATTCGACAGCTGCCCTATACAAATGTCTTTGGCATTACGTACGACACCGGCGACTACCTCACCACGTTTAAACAAGGGCTAGAGAGGCTGGGCTATTCCCAGCTTAAACAGTGGGCTGAGGAGGAGCTTAAACGCGGACGCGTCGTAGGAGTCGGCTTCTCGGTATACGTAGAGATTACAACATTTGGTTACGAAACGGCAATTCTCAGAGCTGAGAGAGACGGCACTTTCACGTTGTACACGGCCCTCACGCCGCACGGCCAGGGCCTGGCCACTGCCCTGGCTCAAATAGTCGCCGAGGAGTTAGACGTGCCAATTGAGTCTGTTAAAGTCGTCTGGGGGGACACAGCCCTGATATCTGACGGCATTGGGACTATGGGCAGCCGGTCAATAACAGCTGGGGGCTCGGCGGCAATACTTGCGGCCAGGAGGCTGAAAGAGGAGCTTTTAAAAGCGGCGCGGAAAGTGTTGGGGTGCGACCCGGAGTACAGCGGCGGGAAGTTTAGTTGCGGGGGCAAGTCCGCTACAGTTAAAGACGTAGTTAGAGCAGTGTACAGAGGAGAGGCGGAGGCCCAGCTCACTGTAGAGGCTATTTACCACGCAGACTCAACCTTTCCATTCGGCGTGCATTTGGCCGTGGTAGAGCTGGATCCCGAGACCGGCTTTGTCAAGCCCATGCTCTACAAGTCCTATGACGACGTGGGCGTTGTGGTCAATCCGTTACTGGCGTCAGGCCAGATCACCGGCGGCGCGTTGCAGGGAATAGCCCAGGCGCTGTATGAAGAGGTCGTTTACGACGAGAGCGGCAATTTAATTACCTCAAACCTTGCCTTTTATTACGTCCCCACGGCGGCGGAGGCCCCGAAGTACGAGGTATACTTCGCCGAGAGGCCCCACCCCTCTAGGCACCTCACCGGCACTAAGGGCATCGGCGAGGCCGCCACCATTGCCTCAACCCCCGCCGTCGTCTCGGCGGTCGAGGACGCGTTGAGGAGAATCAAGCCGGGGGTCAGAATAGAGAAAACCCCAGTCACGCCAGAGGACGTCTGGCGCATGCTGAGGTGA
- a CDS encoding prephenate dehydrogenase, translated as MRVGIVGGGTMGSWLKREMTSLHEVRIFDVDKSRSDVGSLEELALWAEALIVAVPFWETSGVLKALAPLSRGRLVMDIATFKEGVVETYGLFPQDALVATVHPLFGPGASSIRGQRVLIMAVPGRRGAEEAFRFWSELGARAEWGELEKHDFYVSRTIALSYAVGLALARLYGELGDEVFKYGGTSFKYLATYAFSLLRDPNAAKYAEKAPIDEFIGFLKREDAPKALIDPDAAYRAFYKALEAMGEIQR; from the coding sequence ATGAGAGTGGGAATTGTGGGCGGCGGGACCATGGGATCATGGCTGAAGAGGGAGATGACCTCTTTACACGAGGTGAGGATTTTCGACGTAGATAAGTCGAGATCCGACGTGGGCTCTTTAGAGGAACTGGCCCTGTGGGCCGAGGCGCTGATTGTGGCCGTGCCGTTTTGGGAGACAAGCGGCGTGCTTAAGGCGCTGGCCCCCCTTTCCCGGGGGAGGCTTGTAATGGACATCGCCACTTTTAAAGAGGGCGTGGTGGAGACCTACGGCTTGTTCCCCCAAGACGCCCTCGTCGCCACTGTCCACCCCCTCTTCGGCCCCGGGGCCTCTTCTATCCGCGGCCAGAGGGTTTTAATAATGGCGGTGCCGGGGCGCCGGGGGGCCGAGGAGGCTTTTCGCTTCTGGTCTGAGCTGGGGGCCAGGGCCGAGTGGGGGGAGTTGGAAAAGCACGACTTCTACGTCTCGAGGACTATAGCCTTGAGCTACGCCGTGGGGCTGGCCTTGGCTAGGCTTTATGGCGAGCTGGGAGATGAAGTGTTTAAATACGGCGGGACGTCGTTTAAGTACCTTGCTACTTACGCCTTTTCCCTCCTCAGAGATCCCAACGCCGCGAAGTACGCAGAGAAAGCCCCTATAGATGAATTCATAGGCTTTCTCAAAAGGGAGGACGCGCCAAAAGCCCTTATAGATCCAGACGCGGCGTACAGGGCTTTTTACAAAGCCCTTGAGGCAATGGGCGAGATCCAGAGGTAA
- a CDS encoding FAD binding domain-containing protein, which yields MYPPNFEYVRATSLDEALKLLSSRDDSAPLAGGQSLIPLLKLRAVSYGLLVDISRISELRYARYGEVVELGALTRHFELEESPCPFLRQVASRIGDVQIRSLGTLGGSLAHADPFGDWPAAMLALGGVVKIIGPGGRREVEAEKFFKGAYSTALERGELVAGVAFKCPQRGAYVKFSRRHNDFALAAVAVTGEVKEGRVFNVKIAALGAADRPVRLRKAEAVLEGAPLRPEVIDEAVEAARREANPPSDFRASAEYRRHLIGVALRRALGRL from the coding sequence GTGTATCCGCCGAATTTCGAATACGTCCGGGCAACCAGTCTCGATGAGGCGTTGAAGTTGTTGTCTAGTCGCGACGACTCGGCGCCGCTGGCGGGGGGACAGAGCTTAATCCCCCTGTTGAAGCTCCGCGCCGTCTCATATGGGCTGTTAGTGGACATCAGCCGCATCTCAGAACTGCGTTACGCCCGCTATGGGGAGGTGGTGGAGCTTGGGGCTTTGACTAGGCATTTTGAGCTTGAGGAGTCTCCCTGCCCGTTTTTGAGGCAAGTGGCATCTAGAATTGGGGACGTCCAGATTAGATCTCTCGGCACCTTAGGCGGTTCTCTAGCCCACGCGGATCCCTTCGGCGATTGGCCCGCGGCGATGTTGGCCCTGGGCGGTGTCGTAAAAATCATAGGCCCAGGCGGACGGCGTGAGGTGGAAGCCGAGAAGTTCTTCAAGGGGGCGTACTCCACAGCCCTTGAAAGGGGGGAGCTGGTGGCCGGCGTGGCGTTTAAATGTCCGCAGAGGGGGGCGTACGTCAAGTTTTCAAGGAGGCACAACGACTTCGCCCTCGCCGCCGTCGCGGTGACCGGCGAGGTAAAGGAAGGACGCGTCTTTAACGTTAAAATCGCCGCTTTAGGGGCGGCTGACAGGCCCGTGAGGCTTAGGAAAGCGGAGGCAGTTTTAGAGGGCGCTCCGCTTAGGCCTGAGGTAATTGACGAAGCCGTCGAGGCCGCAAGGAGAGAGGCGAACCCGCCCTCTGACTTCAGGGCCTCTGCCGAGTATAGGAGGCATTTAATAGGAGTGGCCTTGAGGAGGGCGCTGGGGAGGTTATGA
- a CDS encoding DUF72 domain-containing protein, with translation MEIYVGTSGWLYSWNLGRSLRWYVENSGLNAVELNASFYRMPTARQVEKWRAEGSSLRWAVKVYRGVTHFGRLSEKALELLKRFLALFEPMDHLVDFYLFQLPPFFTNTSRNRARVERIASALGPRAAFEFRHSSWFTEEVARWAEEAGFTPVSVDSPDASWVVSTRGVVYLRMHGRTAWYSHYYEEDELEEIAGRLLSLAPKRVYVFFNNDHAMLENARSMLAILKGSGN, from the coding sequence GTGGAGATCTACGTTGGCACTTCGGGGTGGCTCTACTCGTGGAACCTAGGCCGGTCTCTGAGGTGGTATGTGGAGAACTCCGGCCTCAACGCAGTGGAGCTCAACGCAAGCTTCTACCGAATGCCCACAGCCAGGCAGGTCGAAAAGTGGCGCGCCGAGGGGTCATCCCTTAGGTGGGCTGTGAAGGTGTATAGGGGGGTGACACACTTCGGCCGCCTATCGGAAAAGGCTCTGGAGTTGCTAAAGCGCTTCCTCGCTCTTTTCGAGCCCATGGACCACCTCGTGGATTTCTACCTCTTCCAGCTGCCCCCATTCTTTACCAACACAAGCAGAAACAGAGCACGTGTCGAGAGGATCGCCTCTGCGTTGGGGCCGAGGGCGGCCTTCGAGTTCCGCCACAGTAGCTGGTTTACGGAAGAGGTGGCGAGGTGGGCAGAGGAGGCCGGCTTCACCCCCGTCTCTGTCGACTCGCCCGACGCGTCGTGGGTCGTCTCCACAAGGGGGGTTGTCTACTTGCGCATGCATGGCAGAACGGCGTGGTATTCGCACTACTACGAGGAGGACGAGCTTGAGGAGATAGCCGGCAGGTTGTTGTCCCTGGCCCCGAAAAGGGTGTACGTGTTCTTCAACAACGACCACGCCATGCTGGAAAACGCCAGGTCTATGCTGGCTATTTTAAAAGGCTCCGGCAACTAG
- a CDS encoding carbon-nitrogen hydrolase family protein, which translates to MFKLGIVQKSPGHLSKAAELMGRAEADLVLLPEYSLFDPTGQRAEEVWERAATLEDFVSGLAKIAAEAGGYAAGAFLERGPKPKVYNTTVLVDPGGRVVATYRKTHLFDAYGYKESDVVEPGGELSPIVEIRGLKVGFAVCFELRFPEVFRELALGGAQLAAVPAAWYAGPLKEETLHLLTRARAVENGMYVAVAALWGQRFTGRSVVVNPFGVVEADLGAGEKFRVVEIDPSLVEEARRTVPALHLRRPELYKRQCK; encoded by the coding sequence ATGTTTAAACTCGGCATTGTGCAGAAATCCCCCGGCCATCTAAGCAAGGCGGCCGAGCTGATGGGTAGAGCCGAGGCGGATTTAGTGCTCCTGCCAGAGTACTCCCTCTTCGACCCCACCGGGCAGAGGGCTGAGGAGGTCTGGGAGAGAGCCGCCACCCTAGAGGACTTCGTCTCGGGCCTAGCCAAAATAGCCGCCGAGGCGGGGGGCTACGCCGCCGGCGCCTTCCTCGAGAGGGGCCCCAAGCCGAAGGTCTACAACACCACTGTCCTAGTGGACCCCGGAGGGAGGGTGGTGGCGACGTACCGGAAAACCCACCTATTCGACGCATACGGCTACAAGGAGTCAGACGTAGTGGAGCCCGGCGGCGAGCTGTCACCCATAGTTGAGATCAGGGGCTTGAAGGTGGGCTTTGCGGTGTGCTTCGAGCTGAGGTTCCCCGAGGTGTTTAGAGAGCTTGCGCTGGGAGGGGCGCAACTCGCGGCTGTCCCCGCCGCCTGGTACGCAGGGCCGCTCAAGGAGGAGACGCTCCACCTCCTCACCAGGGCTAGGGCGGTGGAGAACGGGATGTACGTCGCGGTGGCCGCCCTCTGGGGGCAACGCTTCACCGGCCGCTCCGTCGTGGTGAATCCTTTCGGCGTGGTGGAGGCCGACCTCGGCGCCGGGGAGAAATTCCGCGTGGTGGAGATAGACCCCTCGCTGGTTGAGGAGGCTAGGAGGACGGTGCCCGCCCTCCACCTCAGAAGGCCGGAGCTCTACAAGAGGCAGTGCAAGTAG